CTACTTACTAGTCTAACATAATACCCTGGAATAACCCCCTCAACTCTGTTCATGCCCCTTTAGGCAAATCTATAATCCTATTGAAGCACGGCCGTCATAGAGAAGCTAGGTAGGGGTAGAGAGACTCACTAATCTCAGTATCTCTATCATTGTTGTTTACGAATGCAAACATATCTATGTGGTAAATTATCTTAGTGGCTAAAATTGCATGAATGGCAAAAAAGTAAAATGAACATGAGGTATTTATATGAAACCCTATATATCTAATAGATTGATCCCCACTATTTCTACCTATCTTAACATGTGTGTTTTCACATCATCGGAATTGTTGTAGTTGTTAAATTTACTAGTTTGATCTACTAGCATCCGCAGATCTACACATGAGAATCTTTGTGATGCAACATGCCTTTGCATGCTAAAAGGGTTTTAAATCACATTTGCATTTATTTGTGATATACACAACCTTTCATATTAAGATATTCCGCTAACATCCGTGTGATCTATGCATGAGAATCATCTACCATGCAACATGCATTAGTGCATTCTAAATGGGTTTATTTTATTTAACTGTGACATGCACAACTTTTCATATTAAGATTTGCTTATGTAGAAATTTTTCACATAGTGAAAAGTGCAAGGACAGATATTCTATAGAATATTTAAAAACTATATATCCAATTATGTGCAATGGCCGAGACATCCCTTGCTTGGCCGACAATTAGGAGAAAAATAGATCCCTACAAATATATAAATACAGACTAGTTAGGCATATTTTATAATCTTGTCTAGCTTGTTCAGTTATATTTTTCTTTCTAACATAGTTTTGATCTCAGGTTTAGATCAAAACTAACTTCACATTTTTTGCAGGGTTTTATTAAACTTCACATATTTTATTGTAACTTTTAGATCAAAACAAGGCCCAAAACTAAGTTAAGAAAATGCTAGGAGTGCTCATGTGATTCATCTAGATCTATATAGCCACACGAACACACGAGCGTGAGTACACCTTCAAGTTTCTTCTCCCATGTTTAAATGCATCCTTTTTTGCGTGTTTAAATGCATCCTTGTGATAGTAAAATTAAAAAATagctattttaaaaaaaattctgaacTGTTTACGTATGTCTAAATTTCTGTGAAGAATAACAGGTAGATGCTCCAAAAAGATTTTCTGAAAAGCATTTTTAATGGCAATTTTTAAAAgtgtttattttgttagttttgccCATACCTCCACAAACGTCATTTCTTTACTAAAATTTGTACGCTGACAAAAACTAAGCAACATTTTTTGTAAAAAAAAAGAATCTGATTTTGTATTTTATTTCTATTTCCCCCTAGTTTAATATTGAGCATTTGAGGTCGAAATTGGAAGAACCATTTCGCTAAAAAATAGACGCACTGTTCGTGCTGCCATATCCGCATGGCCACCGACCTAGGTTGTCCTTGGGTTCGGCCACGTACCCTGATCCGTGGCAGAGCGCTCGGGTGCCTTAGCCATGGCGGCTTGGCACGTGGACTCGATCTCACGTGAGCCGCCCTCGTGTCCTCTCGCCGCTCAGTGCCTTCGCCCCCGATGAGACCCCGCCGCTCCGCGCAGTTCTCTATATCCTCTCTGCTCCGCACGTGTCGCCCTGTCATGCTCCGTACGCCGCGTCGACCTCGACCGACCCCCGACAAGCCGCCGCTCAGCGGCACCATTTTAAGCGGACCTCGCCACGGTCGTCTGCCGATCATCAGGAAAGAACTGACAAAGCCACTCACTCACCAGACAGCAGTCACCACGTCCAGCTCCACACACCAGCGTCCGAGCTAGCACGCACTCGATCGCGTCTGTCTCGCTGAGCCACTGACAATGGCGTCGCAGCAGCAGAGCAGGAAGGAGGCCGCCTCGAAGCGGGAGGAAGGCGGCCAGGGCGGCGTCAGCCTGGAGGAGATCGGCAAGTTCCGCGCGGAGGCGCAGCAGAACTCGGCGGACGCCATCCGCGCCGCCCAGGAGCGGTACAACCAGAACCTGCAGCACGGCGGCGGCAGCGCCGCTAGGGGGGCGGTGACCGTCACCCAGGCGCCCGGCGCCACGGTCGTCTCCTACCAGGAGCACAAGGCCCTTCCCGAGGGCGCCCAGCAGGGCCGCGCCCCTGCCGCGGCGCAGGGTCACGGCACCAACGCGCCGGCAGGGGGCACGATGGCTTCGTCTCGGGGCACCGAGAAGCAGCACGCCACGAAGCAGGAGGAGGGCCGTGGCCATGGCACGGCCCACAAGGAGCACAAGGGCTCGGCGGCGGTCAGCCGTGCCGCCGAGGGCGGCCACGACAAGCAGGGCAGAGAGAGCGCCGCGCGCGGCACCAACGCGCCGGCAGGCGCTACGGTGGCGTCATCTCGGGGCGCTGAGAAGCAGCACCACACGAAGCAGGAGGAGGGCCGTGGGCATGGCGCGGGCCACAAGGAGCAGAAGGGCTCGGCGGCGGTCACCCACGCCACCGAGGACAGGGGCAAAGAGGGCGACTCCGCGCGCAGCGCCAAGGACGCGGCCATGCAAGCGCGCGGAATCACGGGAGACCAAACTGTGGCCAAGGGCGCCGGAACCAAGGACGCCGGTGCGCATGGCGCGCAGGTCCGTGGGCATGACACGGGCCACAAGGATCAGAAGGGCTCAGACACGGCCGCGCGCAAGCTCGGCTCCACTGGAGACTACGCTGCGGCCAAGGGAGCCCAGGCCAAGGACGCCGGCGCGCATGGCGCGCAGGTCACCGCGGAAGGCACGGAGGAGGCCACGGCTACCGCCGCCGAGTACGCCAAACAGGCTGCAGCAAAGGCGAAGGAGGTCACGCTCACCACGGGCGAGATGACGGCGGAGTACGCGAAGCAGGCCGCCGTGAAGGCCAAGGACGTCACGGTGAGCACCGGCGGGACGGCAGCGGAGTACGCCAAGACGGCCGCCGAgaaggcgagggaggcggcgctggcgGCTGGCAAGACGACGGCCGAGTACACGCAGCAGGCGGCGGTGAAGGGCAAGGACGTCACGGTCTCCACCGGCGGGACGGCCGCGGAGTACGCCAAGACAGCCGCCGAGAAGGCCAAGGACACCGCGCTGGCGGCCGGCAAGACGACGGCAGATTACACTCAGCAGGCGGCGGTGAAAACCAAGGACGTGACGCTGTCGACCGCCGCGCAAGCGGCGCAGAAGGCCAAGGAGGTGACCGCGGTCACGGCGCAGAAGGTGGCGGAGTACACGAAGGAGATGGCAGAGCAAGGGAAGAACGCTGCCGCCCAGGCCGAGGAGAAGGCGAAGGAGGCCGCAGCCCGCGCCGCCGACAAGGCGGAGGAGCCGAGCTTCGACACGAGCACGCAGACCAAGCGCTCGGCCGCAGGGGCAGCGGACAAGACCCGCGACATGACCGAACAAACCATGAACAAGGCCAAGGACACGACCGGAGCCATGGCGCAGAAGGCCACTGACACGGCTGCGTACGTCAAGGACTCGGTGATGGGCGCAGCAGGAGGCACGGCGGACaagacccgcgacaccactgaacaAACAATGGGCAGGGCCAAGGAGGCTACCGGAGACGCAGGGAATAGGACCGGGAGCATGGCCGCCCAGGTGAAGGACGCGACCGGAGCCATGGCGCAGAAGGCCGGCCACACGGCCGCGTACATCAAGGACTCGGTGATGGGCGCGGCCGGAGGCGCCGTGGACAAGACCCGGGACGCCACGTCGCAGGTCGCGCAGAAGACAGGGGAGGCGACGAACAGAGTGGTGGAGACCGGCAAAAGCGCCACCGGCGGCGGCATGACCAGGACGGCCAAGGCGAAGGTACGTGCACCGTCGTGTCCCTCCACGAGTATCTGATTCTACGGTAAGTGTGATGTATCCATAGTTGATGGCTCAGCTATGACGTGTGCATGCAGGGTGAAGGCACAGAAGACACCAAGATCGTGGAAGACGTGCTGGAGGTGGTGGGCGCGGGCATGGAGGCGGTGGGCGCGACGGTGTACGGGATAGCGCAGCACACCAAggggatcgtcgccggcgaagaagAGCTCATCCCGGTCGAAGGGGAGGCCGGGAAGGTCGCCGGAGCCGGCGAGGGCAGGAAGAAATCCGAGTGAGCAGACCCACGCGTACGTCGCACCAAAAATGTTAAGAGAATGTTGGTTGTgcagtcactttgatcagacacgtTTAAAGCGGTGTTGTATATAGTTGTAGTAATAATAAGTAGTGCACTATATGGAGTGCTCAGGTGAGCTGAATAATGGTCGTTTATAGTTAAGAGGGACTATATGTCCAGATGTTGAATCTGCTGCTACTAGTACGTTTGGAAGCGCTCAGCTAGTAGAATGCTCAAATCTTATGGAACTAGGTAAATGTTCGTGTAAATCTGAAGTGATACTTGTCCACTTCAATATTAGAATCATCAAGCTCTATAGGGGGAAACATATCACCTTGGGCTTAAGAGCATCTCTAGCTCTAAAACAGTAACAGTTCCGAGCAGTTTTACGCCTCCTTTGGTTCTAACTAGGAAATATGCCCGTTGCAAAAAAAAGTATCACACAGTTCTAACTAGGAAATATGCCGCTGCCTCTTTAGTTCTAACTaggaaatatgcccgtgcgttgcaaaaaAAAAAATATCACACACCTTCCCACGGGTCTACAGCTGCCTCTATTTCAAAGTGACATCTTTTTTTAAAGTAGTAGCTAATCTAAAGTAATTTATTCAGATACTAACTCATTAGTTCCTCCTAAAAAATTAGGATATtagttctatttctatcttcttctGCCTAACTTCTACCCATTCGCTAGTATCGTGATACTAAAATAATGACAAAACTATCAAGCTACTGGATGAGTTGAATTATCAGAAAATCTAGGAAGAACTATTCCAATGAAGCTATTCTCGTTGTTTATTCTCAACTCAGATACCAAAACAGCAAAAACTCTACAGAAGAATGTAAGACTATGTCTTCTTTTGATTACAGATATCCTACTAAATAGCAGATTAAATTATCGTGACCGTCTTCTTCTCTCCTCGGTCGCCTCGCGGCGCCCCTGCTCGACCGACCTCGGCCCGCTGTTGCGCCCCGCTTCACCGTCCATGCATCCGAGCAAGTTTTCTTCCTTCATGTGATTTCTTCACATCGATAGCAATCTGCGTATGTACGTCCGTTCTCTTGTAGGAATCATCTTGCAGCCAGCTTCTGATATGTGCAAGTTTTGCACGTATATTAACTGGTGTGGTTTGATAGAAGAAGTCGAGGTGGGACTATTTGAAGATTAGGAAACCCTCTGTCAAAGCATGAATAAATCCTAGCTGCACGTATATTAACTGGTGTGGTTTGATAGAAGAAGTCGAGATGGGACTATTCAAGATTAGGAAACCCTCTTTCAAAGCACGAACAAATCCTAGCTCTGCTGGTTGCAGCGAATTAGGTTCGTGCCAGAGGTTGTGAGTTGGATCCTGCTTTCTGCCATCTATTTTTTGCGTTCTTTCATATAGTAGATGGACCGGCAAAGTTGAGCCACAGTGACGACGGACGAAAATCTGGCCCACAGCGGATAGCCTGGCTCAGACAACGGATGAAAATCATCGTAAATATGGGCAGGGATATATAGATAGATTATAGTACCACCTCACCTATATGTTTTAAATTTAAACTGAAATTGTAAATTCACGTGAAGAAGCgtgttgtgacggtgaacccgacaaagttaatccgtgctttattattagggatagattcATAGGAATTACTAGCCTATTTGCGCGCGGCGGCACGCCACGCCTGTGAGAGTGAAAGCGCGTTTAAAGATGCATTAGTTTCTCTTTTTGAAATTTGAGAGAAAGTATGGTTAATTTTGGTACATCTTGTCGTGTGTTGATTTCAGCAGCGACGTAGAAAAAACAGAACTTGCATTTGCCTCATAAAGTACACAAAGGTTACAATGTCAAGGAGGTATTTATTCCTCATAGTGCTAGCATGAAAATGTGTTGCCAACACCTCATTAAGATGCACTCAAAGTACCAACTCGGAAACGGTGGATTCTTTGGTATACAACTTTTTTAGTACATGCCAAAATAGTTACATCATACAACTACCCACTAAGAAAGCAAAAGGTGATATGCATACTGAAACAAAAGAGTAAGACGTCCTACAGACGACAAATTATTTCTTTGTAAACTACATTCCTGGTTTCAGAAGTGGAACAACCATTACCATCCTCTATAAGAAACTTAAGTCCATTCCGAGAGGTAACACGGGACCATGACAAAAAACGGGCTCTCGAAGATAGACACAAACTTTCGATGGTGTTTGACCTTGGCTCTTGTTGATTGTCATCACATAACACAATCGAACTGGAAATTGACACCTTCTCAATGTGAATGGCCATTTGCACCCTGCCGAATTAAGAACTATCCGCGGAATGCACACACGTTGACCCTTGTTTATACCAGTAATAATTTCTCCTTCCAATACTTTGTCACCTAATCGGGTGATAATCAACCGCGTACCATTACACATGCCCGATGACTGGTTAATATTCCGAAGAAGCATGACAGGAGCACCAACTTTAAGTCCAATTTTGTGTCGTGGAAAATTGTTGATAACTATAGAATTCAATAATTCAGGCGGATAAAATAACTCCATTTCATCGATAGGATCTGTAGATTTTGATATTGAATCACAACTTAAATAATCAGTGCAATCTCCTGGAACACGGACGAAAACTACATCGTTTAGTTCATCCACAACATTATTGGTGGGACATACAATAGCACGTTGTGATAAATAATCACCATTATCATGATTCAAGTGGAAATCATCATATATATTGTTAACAACAGCATGCATATGATCTCCCATGGGGTTTAACACCAAATCCTCAGAAATGGAAATCCAAGACGGTGTAGTCTCATCATTCTTGCAATGCATAGCAATGGAGCCATTACCAATATTTTGCACCCAATCAGAAAAACCTGCTAACTCAGCATGTTCATCTCAGCACAAATTAGGATTTGATAGCCGCATATTGATATGCAACTTGAAAACTTTCATATGAGCCCATAACGGCGAGCTCATCAATGAGGCACCTATAATGTCGTCTCTTGTTCCACCTTAAACGACTTGGTAAAATTTGTCTAAAATCACCGCCGAATAAAAATGTCTTTCCTCCGAATGGTAACAACCGATTTTCTTCATTCTCAGCTGAAAGAACATCCCTCAATGTTCTATCCAAAGCTTCAAAACAACAACGATGAGTCATTGGAGCTTCTTCCCATAGAATAAGACATGCCCTCTGGCATAACCTGGCCAACATAGAACTTCTTGATATACCACATTGACTTTGTTCATGAACGTCAAGTGGAATTTTAAACCTTGAGTGTCCAGTTCGGCCACCTGGTAATAGAAGAGATGCCACTCCAGATGAGGCAACGGCGAGCACTATTTGCTTTTCAGACCTAAGGGCAGCAATAATTGAATTCCAAAGGAAAGTTTTCCCAGTGCCACCATGTCCAGAAACAAAAAATACTCCTCCTTTTTTGCATGAACAACACCTAGTATTTCAAAgtatatatttctttgttcatcatTCAATTTTTGATACAGTGATTCTAATTCGATAGCCAACTTAGCTGCATCATAGCTTAACTCTTCAAGAATCAACCTGTTTAAGCATTCATTCTTGATAGGTATCTTGCGCGAGGTTAAGTTGAAAGAAGCAAGGTACGATCCATTTTTAATAAACATAGAAGATAACTCACAAAGGAGTTCATCTTGTAGATAATCTTCCGGCACTTTATACCTAGGATTATCCAAAGTTCTGGACAACCTAAATGATATATCTTTGGCTATACTTGGTCAAAACCAATCGAAAAGAGCATGACCATTTCCAACTTCACAGTGAAGAAGAATGGTCATAAAAAGATGCGTCAACTGAAATGCACTTGCCCATACGATAGCTTCATCAAATAACTTAAACCATTCGTTATCGTCACCTACTAATCCTCTGGATTGACATGCTTCCTTAAAAGTATCATAAAGTCGACCATTGTGTGTTCTAAAATCCTCATAGCAAGTAGCACCAGGAACAACCATGAGCAACATCCAAAGAAAGAACAATTCGCCAATACCAGGATGTACATGATAAATATGACCTATCTTGCTGCCaagctttttgttgttgttttctctTTGTCCATAGCTTGTCGCTAGCATTCCAAACCCATTGAGTTGGAAATTCCAAATACGTAAGCGATCTAGCAGACCTGTGCTTATGATTTGCAACAAACCATTCAGTCAGCATTGTCTTCAAAGCAGATGGATTATTTAATACTCCATCAAGATTGGCTTCCTCACTGAAAATAACTCTGTTCATATTAGGAAGATGAACAACTAATCTCTCAACTGAAGGTTGTCGTCCATGAATATCATAGGCAAACATTCTCCAAAGAGCTTCACATGCAGATAGGTACCTTGGCACAAGAGTAACAAAAACAATTTTAACAACTCAATATACATAAAATAAAAAAgcacaaataaaagaaaaaataacaaAATTTAATTGCACAAAAAAGTAAAATATCAATACGAACCTGCATTTGATGTAATCGGCAATCTCATTTCTACCAATAggaaatggaacaataaaaacacctCTTCGTTCATTGATGGTTTCAATACGCATTCGTACAACATCATGCCCCTTTGTAAGATACTTGAACAAATATTTTAAAAGATTTGTTTTGTTGCACCATTCAACATTTATATGAGCTTCAAAACGTTTAAGCAGCTTCATATTATAGGGAACAACCCACTCATTTCCAAGCTGTAGAGTGCCCTTCTTTCTGAGCACATAACGACCATCGTGGCGACGAGGGTAAACAGGAAATCCGACGTCATCAACCATTGTTTCATCACTAGAAGGTTTTGGAAACCTTTTGGAACAACTATTATTCTTCATGCATGCACATTTATCATTGTGCACTCCACATGGACCATGTACCATAAATTCGTCCACAAGAGCATATCCAAGAGGATCCACCAAAGGGTCTGGTAATTCAGCACAAATCAGCTCATTGATAAAAGATGGAGAAGGATCCTTGGTACTGGCCTTCAACCAAACTAATGTATGAGTATGAGGAAGACCTCTCTTCTGAAATTCTACAACATACAAATCTACATGAAACAAAATAAATGTATCAAATattttgctgaaaaaacagaatccAAGTCATGAAGCTAGACTGGATGGCATTAAATAtcaaaataaataagtaaaaaagtaAGATTTTAAAAATTAGCATGGAAATGTATCTTACATGCTTGAATAGGACCGAAAAGCAAACCATTTTTCACATCAGTTAGAAATTCAGCAAACTTCATGTTGAAAACACATGTAACAATATCAAGTCGATCAGCAGGAACGTGTCCAGGCTCGGAAGAAAGAGCGTCAACAATTTCTTGCCACTTTGGATTACATGCATATTCACGACAAATAGCCATTCCATCATGATAATTTAAAACCATATACCGACCATATACCGGCGCTCACCAGTAAAACTTCCATGCAGTATAAATTGCACACCAACATTCTTTCCAGTAGAACTACCTTCTCCAATTGCAT
The sequence above is a segment of the Triticum dicoccoides isolate Atlit2015 ecotype Zavitan chromosome 1A, WEW_v2.0, whole genome shotgun sequence genome. Coding sequences within it:
- the LOC119331090 gene encoding embryonic protein DC-8-like translates to MASQQQSRKEAASKREEGGQGGVSLEEIGKFRAEAQQNSADAIRAAQERYNQNLQHGGGSAARGAVTVTQAPGATVVSYQEHKALPEGAQQGRAPAAAQGHGTNAPAGGTMASSRGTEKQHATKQEEGRGHGTAHKEHKGSAAVSRAAEGGHDKQGRESAARGTNAPAGATVASSRGAEKQHHTKQEEGRGHGAGHKEQKGSAAVTHATEDRGKEGDSARSAKDAAMQARGITGDQTVAKGAGTKDAGAHGAQVRGHDTGHKDQKGSDTAARKLGSTGDYAAAKGAQAKDAGAHGAQVTAEGTEEATATAAEYAKQAAAKAKEVTLTTGEMTAEYAKQAAVKAKDVTVSTGGTAAEYAKTAAEKAREAALAAGKTTAEYTQQAAVKGKDVTVSTGGTAAEYAKTAAEKAKDTALAAGKTTADYTQQAAVKTKDVTLSTAAQAAQKAKEVTAVTAQKVAEYTKEMAEQGKNAAAQAEEKAKEAAARAADKAEEPSFDTSTQTKRSAAGAADKTRDMTEQTMNKAKDTTGAMAQKATDTAAYVKDSVMGAAGGTADKTRDTTEQTMGRAKEATGDAGNRTGSMAAQVKDATGAMAQKAGHTAAYIKDSVMGAAGGAVDKTRDATSQVAQKTGEATNRVVETGKSATGGGMTRTAKAKGEGTEDTKIVEDVLEVVGAGMEAVGATVYGIAQHTKGIVAGEEELIPVEGEAGKVAGAGEGRKKSE